The nucleotide sequence TTCTGCACACGCTCCGGCGTTGCCGGATGCGACGAGGTGAAATCCTGCGCGCGCGGATCGAGCGAGGTCTTGCCGGCTTTGAGCTCGGCATTGCGCTCCATCGCCGAGAGGAAGCGCGCGGCACCATAGGGGTCGAAATGCGCCTTGGCGGAGATGCCGACGCCGATGCCGTCGGCCTCGAACTCCTGATTGCGTGAAAAGCTCGCCATGGTGAGCTTGGTCTTGGCGAGCGCGAGCGCAGTGAGATCGGGATCGTTGCTCATGTCGGTGACGACGCGGGTGACGATCGCGGCCTGGCGCGCCTGGTCCTCGCGCATGGCTGCGTGCTTGGACAGAACGTGCGCCATCTCGTGGCTGAGCACGGAGGACAATTCCGACGTATCGCTCGCAAGCGCCAGAAGTCCGCGCGTGACATAGAGCTGGCCGTTCGGCAGGGCGAAGGCGTTCACCGCGCCGGAATTGAGGATGGTGACCCTGTAGCCCTGGTCGGGGCGATCGGACGCCGCGACCAGCCGGTCGACGGTCTTGCTGACGAGTGATTCGAGCCGGGGGTCGTCATAGGTGCCGCCATAGCTCGCCAGGATGCGCTCGTGCTCCTTCTCGGTGGCGGGGGTTTGCGCGACGGCCGGCTTGGGCTTGGGCATCGCCACGGTCGGTGGGGCCGCCGCGGTCTGGAACCGGTTCATGTCGCCGCAACCGGCGAGGGCCGAACCCAGCACGAGGCAAAGCACGGCCGGCGCTGCCCGCAGGCGGCGACCATCACCTCGTCCGTGCCGTTCTAGCACCCCATTCACGTCGTTTAACCCGTGCCTGGCCCCTTTTTAGGGCCTTACCCCTGTCGGCTCGTTTGCGCCCAGCAACTCGACCTGTCCCACGAGGCGCACATCGATCCGCGGCCCCGTATTCCCCTCGACCCAGCCCCGGACGCGAATACGCTTATTCTCCAGGGACTTAAGGTTGATCCCGGTGTTCTCGAACGCCGGCAATGAACGCCTTGAAATAGTCACGGCAAAGCCGCGTGTCCAGTTCCGTCCGAAGTTGAGGTAGGTCATTGCCCCAGCTTGCCGGACCGACAGGACTTTGCCCTCGACCACCATAAAGCGCCCGATCCCGGCCAAAATATCGTCCGGACTTTCCGCGTTTTTTATGGCCGACGGGTCAGCCCAGTTGCCCTTTTTTTGGCGCCGCGCCTCGGCCTCCGACGCCATCAAGGCCACCGCGCAGTCCTTGTCGGTGGTCTCGGCGGAGACGATGGCGTCGCCCTGTGCCAGGAGCGTGGCCTGTACCGAGGTGTCGCTCTCGCCGACGAAGATGAACGCGCCTTGCCGGCCGTAGCGGTCGGGTGTGTCGTCGGTGCCGCGCAGGACCACGTCGCGGCCGACGAGCAGCGACGTCAGCGCCTGCTTTGTCGTCGCCGTCGTCTCGATGCCGGTCAGGCGGATTTCGCGGCTGTCGTCCAGGCGCACGCTGCGCGCATCGACGATGGCCGCGACGCGACCTTCGCCCTGCGTTTCGAATTGGCATGGCGTGGCGAACGCGGTGTGACTCGCGATGAGCAGAAATGCAGCGCTGAGATGAAGCAGTCGCGTCACGTTGCCTTGAGAGGTTGCGTTGCGCTCCAGCTTTAACCCAAGCGTGGCGGGTCGCGAAGAGGCTTCGTCACACTCCGTCATTGCGAGGAGCAAAGCGACGAAGCAATCCAGACTGCCGCCGCGGAAGGATTCTGGATTGCTTCGCTGCGCTCGCAATGACCGCGTAGAAACATGTTGCCGCACTCCACCATTCCGCTTTGCGGAAAACGTGCGGACTAATCATGCCCGCGTCACGCACCTGCAGCTTGCTGGCCTCTCGCGCATGCGGCATGATTGCAGCAATACCAATAATCAAGCCGCCATCAGAGCACGGCGCGATAAGGGAGGTCTTTTCCATGAAGCATATTTTGGCGGGCATTTTTGCCGCAGCGTTTGCCCTTAATGCGAGCGCAGCGCAGGCCCAGGACAAGCCGCCGCTGAAGATCGGCGGCATCCTCGATATGTCGAGCCTGTATGCCGACATCACCGGTCCCGGCAGCGAGACCGCAGCCAAGATGGCCGTGGAAGACTTTGGCGGCGAGGTGCTGGGCCGCAAGATCCAGGTGCTTGCGGCCGACCATCAAAACAAGGCCGACCTGTCTGGCAACATCGCCCGCGATATGCTCGACAATCAGGGTGTCGAGATGATCTACGACGTCGCGGCGTCCGCGACCGCGCTGGCCGCCGGCGAGATCGCGAAGGCGCGGGGCAAGATCATCATGTTCAACGGCCCGGGCTCGATTCGTCTCTCCAACGAGGCCTGCGGTCCCACCACCATCCATTACGTGTTCGACACCTACGGCCAGGCCAACGTGACCGGCCTTGCCGCCGTGAAGTCCGGCCTCGACAGCTGGTTCTTCCTCACCGCCGATTACGCCTTCGGACAGGACCTGGAGAAGGACACCAGCGCCGTCGTCACCAAGACCGGCGGCAAGGTGCTCGGGGCCGTGCGTCATCCGCTCAATACGTCGGATTTTTCGTCGTTCCTGCTTCAGGCGCAGGCCTCGAAAGCGAAAGTGATCGGGCTGGCCAACGCCGGTGGCGACACCGTCAACGCCATCAAGCAGGCCGCCGAGTTCGGCATCACCAAGGGCGGCCAGAAGGTTTCGCCGCTGCTTGCCTTCGTCACCGACATCGACTCGATCGGTCTGGAGACAGCGCAGGGCCTGTTGCTCGCGGAAGCCTTCTACTGGGACCTCAACGACGACACGCGCGCATTCTCGAAGCGCTTTACCGAACGCATGAAGCGGCCGCCGACCTCGGCGCAGGCCGGCGTCTATTCCTCGGTCACGCACTACCTGAAGGCGGTGAAGGCGGCCGGCACGACAGACGCGGCTGCGGTCATCAAGGTGATGAAGGAGACGCCGATCAACGACTTCTTCGCCAAGAACGGCAAGATCCGCGAGGATGGCCGCATGATCCACGACATGTACCTGTTCGAGGTGAAGAAGCCGTCGGAGTCCAAGGGGCGCTGGGACGATTACAAGCTGCTCGCCACCGTGCCCGGCAACGAGGCGTTCCAGTCGCTCGAGCAGTCGCGCTGCCCCCTGGTGAAGAAATGATGGCGTGACGAAGTCGCGCCGTCATTGCGAGGAGCCCGCGACAAAATTGCGAAGCAATTTTGCGCTGGTGCGACGAAGCAATCCAGACTGCATCTGCGGAAACCTCTCTGGATTGCTCCGCTTCGCTCGCAATGACGGCGTGGTGAAAGTGCAGCAAAACAACAACAAGGGAGACGTCCCATGAACGACATGGTCCTGCAAAAGGTCGAAGGCGGGCTGCTCACCATCACCATGAACCGTCCGGAGCGGAAGAACGCCCTCAACCCCGACATGGTAGCCGGGCTGGTCGAGGCGGCGCGGCGCGCGGCTGATGATCCCGAGGTGCGCGCGGTGCTGTTCAAGGGCGCTGGCGGCTCCTTCTGCGTCGGCGGCGATGTCAAGTCGATGGCGGCCGGCCGTGCGCCGCTGCCGTTCGAGCAAAAGCTCGCGAATCTGCGCCGCGGCATGGAGGTCTCGCGCATCCTGCATCAGATGCCGAAGCCCGTGGTGGCGCAGCTCGATGGCGCGGCGGCCGGCGCCGGCCTCTCGATGGCGCTATCCTGCGACCTGCGCATCGCCAGCGAATCCTGCAAGATCACGACGGCTTTTGCAAAGGTCGGCTTCTCCGGCGATTACGGCGGCACCTATTTCCTCACCCAGCTGCTCGGCAGCGCGCGGGCGCGCGAGCTCTATCTGATGTCGCCGGTGCTGACCGCAAAAGAGGCGCATGCGATCGGCATGGTGACGAAGGTCGTCCCCGATGCCGAGATCGAGACCGCCGCGCACGAGCTTGCGCGGTCACTGGCGCAGGGGCCCTCGATCGCGCTCGGCTTCATCAAGCGCAACATCAACAATGCCGAGCACCTGGCGCTGGAGGATTGCTTCGACGGCGAGGCGATCCACCACACTCGCTGCGGCGACACCGAGGATCACAAGGAGGCCGCAAAAGCCTTCGTCGAGAAGCGCAAGCCGACCTTCAAGGGCGCATGACGATGGCGCCCTATATGCGGCTGCGGCAGATCTGCCTGGTTGCGCCGCAGCTCGAGCCGGTGATCACCAATATCGCCAGGGTCATGGGCCTCGCCGTCTGCTACCGCGACGGCAATGTCGCGAAATACGGCCTGGAGAACGCGCTGCTCCCGGTCGACACGATTCTGCTGGAGGTGGTCGCGCCGTTCAAGGGCGGCACCACGGCCGGCCGCTTCATCGAGAAGACCGGTGGCCGCGGCGGCTACATGGCGATCTTCTGCTGCAACGATCCCGACGAGCGCGGACGTCATGCCAATGCCATGGGCGTTCGCACGGCGAACGTCATCGACCACGCGCCCTATCACGGCGTGCAGCTTCATCCCCGCGACTGCCGCGCCGCCTTCATCGAGCTCAACCACACCGAAGGCAGCGACGACATTCTGGGCCCGTATCCGCCGGCCGGACCGGATTGGCAAAAATTCATCCGCAAGGATGTAACGCAGGCGCTGACGGCTGTAGAGATGCAGAGCCCGGATCCGGCGGGGCTTGCGGAGCATTGGGGGAAGATCATCGGTGTCGCGCCTGACGGCAATGCCGAATTGAAGCTGCCCAACGCAACCTTCCGCTTCGTGAAGGGCGCCAGCGAGATCATGAGCGCGCTGGAGTTTAAGGTGGCAGATGTGGCTCAGGTGCTCCACGCAGCAAAGGCGAAAGGTCTCGCGGTCGCGGGCAACGAGTTCTTGCTGGGCGGCGTGACGTTCCGCGTGAGCTGACCCCGCTGCACCCTCCCCCTTGTGGGAGAGGGTGGCTCGCCGCATAGCGGCGAGACGGGTGAGGGGTTTCTATCCGCGCGCGCGCATCTATGAGAGGGTCATTTGCGGAGAGATACCCCTCTCATCCGGCGCTTCGCGCCACCTTCTCCCGCAAGGGGAGAAGAAAGAAAGATCACCGTCCCTTGAAATTCGCGGCCCGCCGCTCTTCCGTCGCCTTCACGCCTTCCTTGAAATCCTCCGTCGCGCGCAGGCGGGTCTGCTCGGCGAGCTCGTGGTTGGTCTGGGCCATGACGCGGTCCGCCAATCCGGCGCGCATCGTGGCGCGGGTGGAGAGCAGGCCGAGCGGTGAGCATTCGGCGATCTCGCCGGCGAGCTTCATCGCGGCCGCCTTGACCTGGTCCTGCGGCACCAGCTCGTTGGCGAGCCCCCACTTCACCGCTTCTTCGCCTGTGACGCGACGGCTGGTGTAGAACATCAGCTCGGCGTTGTTCTTGCCGATCAGCTCCGGCAGCGTCACCGTCAGGCCGAACCCGGGATGGAAGCCGAGTTTCGTGAAGTTCGCGGCGAAACGCGCTTCGGGGCAGGTGATGCGGAAGTCGGCCGACACCGCGAGACCCAGGCCGCCACCGATGGCCGCGCCCTGCACGGCGGCGACGATCGGCTTCTTGGCGCGGAAGATGCGTACGGCCTGGATGTAGAGGTGGTTGATCGGGCCGAGATTGTCGGCCGGGTCGCCCTTCTTCTCCGCCTCGCGCGCTTCCTGCGCCTGCCGGGCCGGATCGCCGAAATTGGCGCCGGCGCAGAACGCCTTGCCCTGCGCCGACAGCACGGAGGCGCGGATCTCGATGTCCCGATCGAACTCGTCGAGCGCATCGGCGATCTGATTGATCAGCGAGATGTCGAAGAAGTTGAGCGGAGGCCTGCGGATCTCGATGGTGCCGACGTGGCCGACCTTCTCGACGCCGATATCTTTATAAGTGCTCATGATGATCCTCGTGAATTAGCGCAAACCAAGTCCGCGGGCGATGATGCCGCGCAGCACTTCGGTGGTGCCGCCCTGGATGGTGAGTTTCGGTGCGGTCTTGATGGCGAAGTCGAGCTGCCGCTCCAGCGTTTCGCGGTTGGTCGCGGTCTCCTCGACGAACGCGGCGAGATCGCGCACGCGGTGCGGAAGCTGCTGCTCCCAGACCGTGCCGATGTCCTTGACGATAGAGGCCTCCACGACTGGCTCTTTGCCCGCTTGCAGCATGCCCGCAACCGAGACCGACATGCGCCGCATGGTGTGGAGCTGCGCAACCAGGCGGCCGATGCCTTCGGCGCTGCGCGTATCCGGATTGGGACCGACTGCGCGGACCAGCTCGGTCAGCACGTAGTAGGTTTCCAGAAAGCGCTCGGGGCCCGAGCGCTCGTAGGCGAGCTCGCTCGTCGCCTGCTTCCACGCGCCGTCGACTTCGCCGAGCACGTGATCGTCAGGGACGAAGAAGTCGGTGAAGACCACCTCGTTGAACTCGTACTGGCCGGTGATCTGGCCGATCGGATTCACCTGGATGCCCGGCTGCTTCATCTTGACCAGAAACTGCGTCAGGCCGTGACGGCGGTTTTCCTTGGTCGGCGGCGAGGTCCGGAAGATCGCGATCATGTAGTCGGCAATATGCGCCGACGAGGTCCAGATTTTTGTGCCGTTGATGAGATAGCCGCCGTCGGTCTTGGTCGCGCGCGTCTTCGCGGCGAACAGGTCCGAGCCGGAGTTCGGCTCGCTCATGCCGATCGCAAAGCAGATCTCGCCGCGGCAGATGCGCGGCAGGATGTCCATCTTGATGTGCTCGGGCGCGTATTTGATCAGCACCGGCCCGCTCTGGCGGTCGGCGACGAAGAAGCGCCGCGTCGGCGCGTTGGCGACGCGCATCTCCTCGGTCACCACGTAACGTTCGAGGAAGGAGCGCTCCTGGCCGCCATATTTCTTCGGCCAGGTCATGCCGAGCCAGCCCTTGGCGCCGACTTTTCGGGAAAATTCCGGCACGTCGGTGTCTTCGCGGTTCGGCTTGTGCGGATCGAAGGTGCCGGCGGCGATTTCCTCGGCGAGGAAGGCGCGCACTTCCTTGCGCAATTGCTCGCATTTTTCCGGCAGGCGGATCGGATCGAAACGGAGGGCAGCGGTCATGTTGTCTCGTCCCCTGATCAGCGCGACGCCACGAGCGGCCACAATTCGTCGGCGCCGCGATTGGCGACCAGTTTGCCCAGCTCGACGGCCCAGTGGCTCTCCGAACCGAAATCGTCGCGCCACGCCAGCGCCCGCAGCGAATAGCGGTGCAGGATGTGCTCGATGGTGAAGCCAATCGCGCCGTGGACCTGATGCGCGATGGCGCCGCCTTTCTCCGCGGCTTCCGCGCAGCGGATCTTTGCGGAGGCGGCTTCGAGATAGACTTCGTCGTCGAAGCCCTTTGCGTTCGCGATCGCATCGGCCGCCGATGTCGCGGCCGCGAGCGCCGCGGCGGATTCACCGGCAAGACGGGCGAGATTGTGCTGCACCGCCTGGAATTTCGAGATCTTCTTCTCGAAGGCGACGCGCTCGTTGGAATAGCGCACGGAGATGTCGAGCATCGATTCAAGTGCGCCGGCGATCTGAAGGCTGCGTGCGACGCCGCCCATCAGCATCAAGGTGGTCTGGTCAAAACCTCCGGGCGCGGGCTTGATGGTGACGGGCTGCACCTTGTCGAGCGTCACGGTATCGCTGTGGTCGTAGCCGACATTGAGACCGGACTCGATCCGGCCCTTGCTCGCATCGACCAGCGCGATCGAGATGCCATCGTTGCCGTGCGCCAGCACCGCAAAGTGCGTCGCGGCTTTGGCAAAGGGCACGCCGCGGGCGCGGCCGGAGAGCGCGCCGTCTGCATCGCGCGTGATGCGATCTCTAGGGCTCGCCGGCAGCACCGTCATCTCGCCTTCCGGTGAAGAAATCCTCGCCTGCGCCAGCAGCCAGCCTGCGAGCATGGTCTCCGCCAGCGGAACTGCGACCGCGAAGCGGCCGGCGGCGTTGAGAAGCGCAAAGCCGTCGGCAAGGCTGGCGCCGGAGCCGCCGAGATCGTCTGGCACCCAGGACAGCGGCAAGCCGGCTTCGCTCAGCGCCTGCCACAGCGGCGCCTGCCACGAACCCTTCTTGTCGTTGTTGATGGTCTGCGGATCGGCGAGATCGGCGAAGATTTTCTCCGCGGTCTCGACGACGATATTGTCACTCTCCGCCACAGCGTTCCCCGTGTTTGGTCATTGGCGCGGTCCTCCCGTGAGGCGAGGCGCGCAGGTTCTTTTTGCGCCCGATGATCCGAAAAAGCCATGGCCCTGACAAGCGTTGATCGCAGGTCAACCTGCGGCGCGCGCATGGGCGCAAGGGTCAGCAGGAGACTAATTCCGCTAAGCGGAGTTTGCTCGATTTGCAGGGCGCGGCAAACTCGCTAAACAAGGCGTCAGCAACTTACACATGGAAGGAAATACCGGATGGCAAAGGATGGCTTGTGCGCGATCGTGACAGGGTCCGCATCCGGACTGGGCGCTGCGACCGCTGAAATTCTGGCGCGGAGCGGGGCGCGGCTCGTCATCAACTATTCGTCGAGCCAGAAGGAGGCCGAGGCGACCGCAGAGCTCTGCCGCAAGGCCGGCGCGGATGAAGTGCTGGTCGCGCAGGGGGACGTGTCGAAGGACGAGGATTGCCGCAGGATCGTCGCTGCGGCGGCGCCCTGGGGCCGGCTCGACATCCTCGTCAACAATGCCGGCACCACCAAGCACGTGGCCCATGCCGATCTCGACGGATTGTCGGCGGAAGATTTTCAGCGCCTCTACGGCGTCAACACCATCGGTCCGTTCCAGATGGTGCGCGCGGCGCGCGGCCTGCTCGAGGCCGGATCGAAGGCGTCGGGGCGGCCCTCCGCCGTGGTCAACGTGTCCTCGGTCGCCGGCATCAGCGGCGTCGGCTCGTCGATCGCCTACGCCGCGAGCAAGGGCGCGCTCAATACCATGACGTTGTCGCTGTCGCGTGCGTTGGCGCCGCTGATCCGCGTCAACACGGTGTGCCCCGGCTATATCGACACGCCCTGGTTCACCAAGGGCCGCGGCGAGGCCGGCGCCAAGCAGGTGCGCGACAGCGTGGTGGCGAAGGTGCCGCTGAAGGTCGCATCGACCGCAGACGACATCGCGCAACTGGTCTGCTTCCTGGCGATGCCGGCCTCCAGCAACATGACCGGCGAGGTCGTGCGCATGGATGCGGGGATGCATTTGATTACGTAGTTCGTCATTGCGAGCGAAGCGAAGCAATCCAGACTGCCTCCAAGGCAACAATCTGGATTGCTTCGTCGCAAGAGCTCCTCGCAATGACGGCGCGTGGGCGGCAGCGTGCCCTACGACCTAGAACGTCACCCCTTGATCACGCCGCTCGCGACCAGCCGGTGCCAGATGAACAGCACCACCACGGCGCCGATCGTGGCCATGATGAAGCCGGCGCCCTGGTCGGGGCTGTAGTGCCCGATCGCCTGGCCGACGAAGGTGGCGAGAAACGCACCCGCAATGCCGAGGATGGTGGTGAGGATGAAGCCGCTCGGGTTGTTCGGCCCCGGCGCGAGCCAGCGCGCGATGAGGCCGGCGACGAAGCCGACGACGATGATCCACAACAGGCCGCCCATGCTCATGACGATGCTCCCCTCGCTTTGACTAAAATCAGAGTCTGCCCGAAAGCTCGTTCTCGGTCGGCAGCCGTCCGTCCGGCGTCAGATGGTCGACCACCTGCGGCAGATACTGGCTGAGGCCGGAGAGCAGCTCTTCACGGGACAGGCCGCTCTGGGCAGACAGGCTCTCGATCTGATCGGCGCCGAGCGCATTGGCGAGATCGCCCGGTGCAATCGCCTTGTTCTCGCCTTTGCCGACCCAGGTGCTTGCTGTTTCGCCATGGCCGCCCTGCTGAAGCTGGTTGAGGAGATCGCCGAGCCCGCCACTCAGCACGCTGCCGGCCGCGCCGCCCGCGAGCAGGCCGCCAAGGCCGCCCTTGAGCAGTCCTCCGAGACCGCCAAGGCCGCCGCTGTCCGCGGTGTTCACCGGCGGAGGGGCCGGCGTCGGCGACGGTTGCGGCGCCGTGCCGGACTGGTTCGCCGTCATATGCTTGAACGCCTTCCAGGCGAGCAGGCCGAGCAGCGCCATGGTCATCGGCGACATGCCGCCGGAGGGTTTCTCGGAGCTGGGCGTAGAGGGGCCGCGCGGGCCGTTCTGCATGCCGTTGAGGACGTCGAGTAGACCCATGGTGCTCTCCTTTGGCGTTCTCGTCGGCGAGCGCTCGCCGGTGACGGCCCCCGCGCGAAAACATATGGGGCTCTCATGACGGTTACAAGGCGGATGCGCTTGTGCCGCGGTGGGCAGCCGCCGTCGCCTCTGCTATCGAAGGCGGGCCGTTAACGAGGAGCAAGTCCGTTGGTTGCTAACCGACCGATCGTGGTGGCTGGCGCAGGCGCTATCGGGTGTTTCGTCGGCGGCATGCTGGCGGCCGAGGGGCGCCGCGTCGCGCTGCTGGTGCGGCCGCGGGTGAAGACCGAGATCGAGCGGTTCGGCCTGCTTCTGACGGATTTCGACGGCTCCGGGAAGAAGCTGGGGCCAGGCCAGCTTGCGCTGTCGGAGGACCCTGCGATCTTCCACAGCGCCGGCATCGTGCTGGTCACGGTGAAGAGCGCCGACACCGCCGATGTCGCGGACCAGATCGCGCAGCACGCGCCGCAGGATGCGGTCATCGTCTCCTTGCAGAATGGCGTCGGCAATGTCGCGGTTCTGCGCGAGCGCCTTGGCGGCCGTCGTGTGCTCGCCGGCATGGTGCCGTTCAACGCGATCGCGATGGGTGAGGGCCGTTTCCACCGCTCGACCTCCGGCGACATCCATATCGGCGAGGATGAAGCGAATACGGCGGCAGCGCTGTCGGTGCCGGGTCTCACCATGCGCGCCAGTCCTGACATCACCGGCGTGCAATGGGGCAAGCTGATCATCAATCTGAACAACGCGCTCAGCGCACTGTCCGACATGCCGCTCGCCGCACAATTGGCGAGCCGCGACTGGCGAAGACTGTTCGCCGACCAGATGGCGGAAGGCCTGGCCGCGCTGAAGGCCGCCGGCATCACACCGGTCTCGGCAACGCCGATCCCGATGAGGTGGACGCCGACCTTGCTGAGGCTGCCCGATGCGATCTTCAACGCGATCCTCGGACGCACGATGAAGATCGATCCGGAGGCGCGCTCCTCGATGTGGCAGGATTTGAAGCACGGCCGCAACACCGAGATCGATTATCTGCAAGGAGCAGTCATTGCACTTGCCGAGCAGAGCGGCGTCGGCGTGCCGTTGATGCGCCGCATTGTTGCGCTGATCAAGCAAGCCGAGAGCGCGGGCAAGGGCCCATCCAAGCTGACGCCGCAGCAGATTCGCGGGTAGCGCTCGCGTGCGATGGAGGAACGCGATGAGGCGTTGTTTGACGATCGGTCTCGCGCTGGCGGCGCTCTGCGGCGCATCGACGCTCGCCTACGCCAGGCCGCCGACGGTGATGAATTCGCCCGGTTATGACAGGCGGTTGCAGGAGAGCCGTAAGGAGTTGGGCAGTTCACCGACGGTAACGGCACCGACGGAAGCGCCGGTGGTCAAACCGAAGCGAAGTAAGAAGAAGCATCCGAATTGAGGCCATACCCACCGCTGTCGTAGGGTGGGCAAAGCGAAGCGTGCCCACCACATCGATCACGTGGGCACGGCGCTCGCGCGCCTTTGCCCACCCTACAAGTCTACGGCTAGCGCGAACAGTCAGCCCTTCTTCGCCGGTTTGCTCGGCGTCGGGCTGAACAGCTTCTTCAAATCGTTCAAGCTTTCCGACAGGCGGGGCCATTCGCAGGAGAATGAGCCCTTGGCGCAGGGCGCACCCTTCGGCCGTTGGCCGACGGTCGGCTGCACCTTCGGCCGCTCGACCGGGACGGGCACGCGCGCGACCTCGGTGCGCAGCGCGACCTGCTGGAGCTGCTGCGCCTGCTGTTCCTGCTCGCGCTGCTGACGCATCGTGGCCTGGGCCGCCTCATCGCTGCGGCGCTGATCGGCGAGATAGGAGGTGTAGGCTGCGTCGATCTTCTTTTGCTCCTCCGGCGTCGGGTTGGGACCTGCGATGTCGAAGGTGCGGTCCTGGAGGAAGTCGTAATAGGAGTAGCCGCCGCCTGGCTTGCGACGGCCGGCGAATTTAGCGTTGCAGTTGGCAAGCGCCGCCGTCTTCTCGGCCTTGGTTGCGGCTTTCTCGGCAGCGTCCGCGCATTCCTCGAAATCGACCGGCGCGCGCTTCCACCATTGCGCCTGGGCATGCGAGTGCGTCAGCAGAAAAAATCCTGCTGCGGCAACGACAAGCGCCGCACGACGCGATGCAACCACGGACGACATCTACGAGAGCATTCCTTGCAAAACTCAACCCGAACTGAGTCGAGTCGGATTTTTGCCTCTTTATCGCCTGCTTGTCACCCATGGAACCCGGGAATTTCATGGCCGCATTGCTGACATTTTTTGCTTGACGTGGCCCGGGAGTCACAGCCGCGCGGCACACGATGCGCTTAGACTTTTATGGATTTGAATTCGAAGGGAGATGTCCGTCATGAGAGTGTTGGCCCGTCTCGCCGCAATCGCGTTGGCGCTCGTTTCCAGCCATGCGTTCGCCGCGGATGAGGATGCGCCCAACCGCAAGCCCGTGAGGGCGATCGCCGACGCGCGCCTCCCGGTCGGCGGTCAGGGAATGCTGCCGCTCTATCTTTCCAGCGACTGGTCGTTGCCGCTGCCGGCGATCTCGCGCGCCATCATCGTGCTGCACGGGCGCCTGCGCAATGCCGACGAGTATTACATGTCGGCCCATACCGCGCAGGTCGCAGCCGGCGACGACGGCAAGAGCGCGCTGATGATCGTGCCGCAATTTCTGGCGGAGATCGACGTCGACGCGCACAAGCTGCCTGCGGACATGTTGCGCTGGTCCTTGGAGGGATGGGAGGGCGGCGATGCTGCGCTGGCACCGAATCCGGTGTCGTCCTTCGAGGCGCTCGACGCCATCCTCGCAAAACTCTCCGACCGGCGCATCTTCCCGAACCTGAAGCAGGTCGTGGTCGCCGGCCATTCCGGCGGCGCCCAGGTCGCGCAGCGCTATGCCATCGCCGGCAAGGGCGAAGCGGCGTTGTCGCGCCAGCACATCGACATCCGCTACGTCGTCGCCAATCCCTCCTCCTACGCCTATTTCAGCGACGAGCGGCCCGTGCCCAAGATCGCCGCATCCTGCCCGGGCTTCAACACCTGGAAATACGGCATGGACGGGCGGCCGCCTTATCTTGCGAACGTCACGCCGGCCGCACTCGAGCAGCGTTATGTCGATCGCGAGGTGATCTATCTGCTCGGCACGCTCGACACCAATCCGAAGCACTCCGCGCTGGACAAGAGCTGCATGGCCGAAGCGCAAGGTCCCTATCGCTATGCTCGCGGCCACGCCTATGCGGATGCGATGGCCAAGCGCGACCGCGGCACGCCCAATCACCGGGTCTGGGATGTCGCCGGCGTCGGCCATGACGGCGACAAGATGCTGACCTCGAAATGCGGTCTTGCGGCGCTGTTCGATATTCCGGGCTGCGGCGCGGAGCGCTGATGCCTTCGCTTGTGTCTTGAAGGCTTGATCTTGAAGGCTCGGCTCCGGCTGTTACACTTCGCCTTGCGATGCGCCTCATCCTGAAGCGACGCCAAGAAGACGAAGTGGAAACGCCTGATGCTGCTGCCCCTGTCCGACGTGCCGCGCTGGTACGCTGAACGCAAACCGCAAGGCACGATCGCCGTCCGTCACGGGCAGGATACGCTGACATGGTATGAGCTCGAACGCGGCGCCAACCGGCGCGCACGGGCGTTCATGGCCAAGGGCGTCAAGCCCGGCGATTTCGTCGCGATCGGCCTGCCCAATGGCAACGCGTTCTTCGAGACATCCTTTGCGGTGTGGAAGTGCGGAGCGACGCCGACCTCGCTGTCGTGGCGGCTGCCGCGCGGCGAGGCTGCCGCGGTGCTCGACATTTTGC is from Bradyrhizobium xenonodulans and encodes:
- a CDS encoding enoyl-CoA hydratase — encoded protein: MNDMVLQKVEGGLLTITMNRPERKNALNPDMVAGLVEAARRAADDPEVRAVLFKGAGGSFCVGGDVKSMAAGRAPLPFEQKLANLRRGMEVSRILHQMPKPVVAQLDGAAAGAGLSMALSCDLRIASESCKITTAFAKVGFSGDYGGTYFLTQLLGSARARELYLMSPVLTAKEAHAIGMVTKVVPDAEIETAAHELARSLAQGPSIALGFIKRNINNAEHLALEDCFDGEAIHHTRCGDTEDHKEAAKAFVEKRKPTFKGA
- a CDS encoding acyl-CoA dehydrogenase family protein, giving the protein MTAALRFDPIRLPEKCEQLRKEVRAFLAEEIAAGTFDPHKPNREDTDVPEFSRKVGAKGWLGMTWPKKYGGQERSFLERYVVTEEMRVANAPTRRFFVADRQSGPVLIKYAPEHIKMDILPRICRGEICFAIGMSEPNSGSDLFAAKTRATKTDGGYLINGTKIWTSSAHIADYMIAIFRTSPPTKENRRHGLTQFLVKMKQPGIQVNPIGQITGQYEFNEVVFTDFFVPDDHVLGEVDGAWKQATSELAYERSGPERFLETYYVLTELVRAVGPNPDTRSAEGIGRLVAQLHTMRRMSVSVAGMLQAGKEPVVEASIVKDIGTVWEQQLPHRVRDLAAFVEETATNRETLERQLDFAIKTAPKLTIQGGTTEVLRGIIARGLGLR
- a CDS encoding ABC transporter substrate-binding protein yields the protein MKHILAGIFAAAFALNASAAQAQDKPPLKIGGILDMSSLYADITGPGSETAAKMAVEDFGGEVLGRKIQVLAADHQNKADLSGNIARDMLDNQGVEMIYDVAASATALAAGEIAKARGKIIMFNGPGSIRLSNEACGPTTIHYVFDTYGQANVTGLAAVKSGLDSWFFLTADYAFGQDLEKDTSAVVTKTGGKVLGAVRHPLNTSDFSSFLLQAQASKAKVIGLANAGGDTVNAIKQAAEFGITKGGQKVSPLLAFVTDIDSIGLETAQGLLLAEAFYWDLNDDTRAFSKRFTERMKRPPTSAQAGVYSSVTHYLKAVKAAGTTDAAAVIKVMKETPINDFFAKNGKIREDGRMIHDMYLFEVKKPSESKGRWDDYKLLATVPGNEAFQSLEQSRCPLVKK
- a CDS encoding enoyl-CoA hydratase/isomerase family protein, translating into MSTYKDIGVEKVGHVGTIEIRRPPLNFFDISLINQIADALDEFDRDIEIRASVLSAQGKAFCAGANFGDPARQAQEAREAEKKGDPADNLGPINHLYIQAVRIFRAKKPIVAAVQGAAIGGGLGLAVSADFRITCPEARFAANFTKLGFHPGFGLTVTLPELIGKNNAELMFYTSRRVTGEEAVKWGLANELVPQDQVKAAAMKLAGEIAECSPLGLLSTRATMRAGLADRVMAQTNHELAEQTRLRATEDFKEGVKATEERRAANFKGR
- a CDS encoding thermonuclease family protein, with the translated sequence MTECDEASSRPATLGLKLERNATSQGNVTRLLHLSAAFLLIASHTAFATPCQFETQGEGRVAAIVDARSVRLDDSREIRLTGIETTATTKQALTSLLVGRDVVLRGTDDTPDRYGRQGAFIFVGESDTSVQATLLAQGDAIVSAETTDKDCAVALMASEAEARRQKKGNWADPSAIKNAESPDDILAGIGRFMVVEGKVLSVRQAGAMTYLNFGRNWTRGFAVTISRRSLPAFENTGINLKSLENKRIRVRGWVEGNTGPRIDVRLVGQVELLGANEPTGVRP